From the genome of Pseudomonas sp. AB6, one region includes:
- a CDS encoding helix-turn-helix transcriptional regulator: MEYAPCISQIATLLADPKRSAMIWALMDGTARAADELALLAGLSTSSAGAHLARLATGGLLKQEARGRKRFFRLAGPEVGAAVEALASASLVSIDRVSKSVSQPVLSTPPLPLRRARICADHLGGELAAELYQRLLGAGWIEQQEQRIEVTSKGVAQFAQRGIYVPALAHRKRQTVCACPDWSERTPHLGGALGAGLLQLFIQLGWLRTTEESTALQVSSSGQREISKIASAA; the protein is encoded by the coding sequence ATGGAATATGCACCTTGCATTAGCCAGATTGCCACGTTGTTGGCTGACCCAAAACGCAGCGCAATGATTTGGGCTTTGATGGATGGGACCGCCCGTGCGGCGGATGAGCTGGCCCTGCTGGCGGGTCTATCCACGTCTTCGGCAGGTGCCCACTTGGCGCGCTTGGCTACTGGCGGTTTATTAAAGCAGGAGGCGCGAGGCCGAAAGCGGTTCTTCCGGTTGGCTGGACCCGAGGTTGGGGCTGCGGTCGAGGCATTGGCCAGCGCATCTTTGGTCAGTATCGACCGCGTGAGCAAAAGTGTGTCGCAACCTGTTTTATCCACGCCGCCCTTGCCGCTTCGACGCGCAAGGATTTGTGCGGATCATTTAGGTGGTGAGTTAGCTGCTGAGCTGTATCAACGCCTCTTGGGAGCCGGGTGGATCGAGCAGCAGGAGCAGCGTATCGAAGTCACCAGCAAGGGCGTCGCCCAGTTTGCCCAGCGTGGGATTTATGTTCCCGCTCTGGCCCATCGAAAGCGCCAGACCGTGTGCGCATGTCCGGATTGGAGTGAACGTACACCGCACTTGGGCGGCGCCCTGGGTGCGGGCTTGCTGCAATTGTTTATTCAATTGGGGTGGTTGCGCACTACCGAAGAATCCACCGCCTTGCAGGTCTCTTCCAGCGGGCAACGTGAAATCAGCAAAATCGCGTCCGCTGCCTGA
- a CDS encoding adenosine deaminase: MYDWLNALPKAELHLHLEGSLEPELLFALADRNKIALPWADVETLRKAYAFNNLQEFLDLYYRGADVLRTEQDFYDLTWAYLQRCKAQNVIHTEPFFDPQTHTDRGIAFEVVANGIASALKDGQEKLGISSGLILSFLRHLSEEEAEKTLDQALPFRDAFVAVGLDSSEMGHPPSKFQRVFDRARSEGFLTVAHAGEEGPPEYIWQALDLLKIERIDHGVRAMEDDLLMQRIIDEQIPLTVCPLSNTKLCVFDDMAQHNILEMLERGVKVTVNSDDPAYFGGYVTENFHALHTHLGMTQDQAKRMAQNSLDSRLVKP; encoded by the coding sequence ATGTACGATTGGCTGAACGCGCTGCCCAAGGCAGAACTGCACTTACACCTCGAAGGGTCGTTGGAACCTGAATTGCTGTTCGCCTTGGCCGATCGCAATAAAATCGCCTTACCCTGGGCAGACGTCGAAACCTTGCGCAAGGCGTATGCGTTCAATAATCTGCAAGAGTTTCTGGATCTGTACTATCGCGGGGCCGACGTACTGCGTACCGAACAAGATTTCTATGACCTGACTTGGGCTTATTTACAACGGTGCAAAGCACAGAACGTCATTCATACCGAACCGTTTTTTGATCCCCAGACCCATACCGACCGAGGCATTGCGTTCGAAGTAGTGGCAAATGGTATTGCCAGTGCTTTAAAAGACGGTCAGGAGAAGCTCGGTATTAGCAGTGGTCTGATTCTTAGCTTCCTGCGCCACTTGAGCGAAGAAGAGGCCGAAAAAACCCTGGATCAAGCACTGCCGTTCCGTGACGCTTTTGTCGCCGTCGGGCTCGACAGCTCGGAAATGGGTCACCCGCCTAGCAAGTTCCAAAGAGTATTCGACCGTGCGCGAAGCGAAGGTTTTTTGACGGTTGCCCATGCAGGCGAAGAAGGGCCACCCGAATATATTTGGCAAGCGCTGGACCTGTTGAAGATTGAACGCATTGACCACGGCGTCCGGGCTATGGAAGACGACCTACTAATGCAACGCATCATCGACGAACAGATTCCGCTGACGGTATGCCCTCTGTCCAACACCAAACTATGCGTGTTTGACGATATGGCTCAACACAATATTCTCGAAATGCTAGAGCGAGGCGTGAAGGTGACAGTCAACTCAGACGACCCTGCTTACTTCGGGGGGTATGTGACGGAGAATTTCCATGCGCTGCATACCCATCTCGGCATGACCCAGGACCAGGCCAAGCGCATGGCGCAAAATAGCCTGGACTCGCGACTGGTCAAACCTTGA
- a CDS encoding calcium:proton antiporter — protein MPTYLKDEKFLLLAVFAACVAFPFEYWLLSHGQGIALAGAIALVVAIVCASMRVAHHAELLAHKVGDPYGTMILTLAAVLVEVVILAIMMSNEPSPTLVRDTIYSAVMLDINGILGLAALMGGLKHGEQSYNDDSARTYSVMILTAMGVSMVVPEFIPAGDWKVYSGFTIGAMVVLYALFLRMQVGPHSYFFSYSYPQKKRKNQPADDEPIINLTRSVGTLVFGVVVIGALAEVMSKTVNLGLQGTGAPPVMTAILVAAISAAPEILTALRAALANRMQSVVNIALGASLSTVILTVPVMEAMALYSGQPFQMAMTPVQTVMVFITLLVSAINLNDGETNAIEGMTHFVLFATFIMLSLLGV, from the coding sequence ATGCCGACCTATTTAAAAGACGAAAAATTTCTGCTCCTGGCAGTCTTTGCTGCATGTGTTGCGTTCCCTTTCGAATATTGGTTGCTGAGTCACGGCCAGGGCATTGCGTTGGCGGGTGCAATCGCGTTGGTCGTCGCTATCGTTTGCGCTTCTATGCGTGTGGCCCATCATGCGGAGCTACTAGCCCACAAGGTGGGTGATCCCTACGGCACGATGATTTTGACGTTAGCGGCGGTATTGGTCGAAGTGGTGATCTTGGCAATCATGATGAGCAACGAGCCTTCGCCCACGCTTGTGCGCGACACCATTTATTCGGCGGTGATGCTTGATATCAATGGCATTCTTGGTCTGGCAGCACTGATGGGTGGCCTAAAGCATGGCGAGCAATCGTACAACGACGATTCAGCGCGCACGTACAGCGTGATGATTCTCACTGCAATGGGCGTTTCGATGGTGGTACCTGAGTTTATTCCCGCAGGAGACTGGAAAGTTTATTCGGGGTTTACCATTGGTGCGATGGTAGTGCTCTACGCGTTGTTTTTGCGCATGCAGGTGGGGCCGCATAGTTATTTTTTCAGTTATAGCTATCCGCAGAAAAAGCGTAAAAATCAACCTGCCGACGATGAACCAATTATCAATTTGACCCGCTCTGTCGGCACGTTAGTCTTCGGCGTTGTGGTAATTGGCGCGCTGGCGGAAGTGATGTCGAAAACGGTCAACCTGGGGCTCCAAGGGACAGGTGCACCTCCCGTGATGACAGCCATTTTGGTTGCAGCGATTTCCGCCGCGCCGGAGATACTTACCGCGCTGCGCGCAGCTTTGGCTAACCGCATGCAATCAGTGGTCAACATCGCATTGGGGGCGTCGTTGTCGACGGTGATCCTGACCGTTCCGGTCATGGAGGCGATGGCGCTTTACAGTGGTCAGCCGTTCCAGATGGCAATGACGCCGGTGCAAACGGTCATGGTATTTATTACCTTGCTGGTGAGCGCAATCAACCTGAACGATGGCGAAACCAATGCTATCGAAGGCATGACCCATTTTGTGTTGTTCGCGACCTTCATCATGCTGTCGCTGCTGGGGGTTTAA
- a CDS encoding DUF3757 domain-containing protein, whose protein sequence is MTMDFKKISAGVITMMVLMGNAHAVTTSCPAVSDIKQTAEGQGFTYTATAPNGQKWTGENPMADESDLQNVTFKMAAIRSTSSSGDFVACDYEGKKNEAVRMTLKTQAAAKPVGIAWKEKECKETNPALCTFE, encoded by the coding sequence ATGACTATGGATTTCAAGAAAATTTCGGCAGGCGTTATTACTATGATGGTGTTGATGGGCAACGCTCATGCGGTTACTACCTCATGTCCAGCGGTCAGCGATATTAAACAGACTGCCGAGGGACAGGGTTTTACTTATACAGCTACTGCCCCAAATGGTCAGAAGTGGACGGGTGAAAACCCGATGGCTGATGAATCGGATCTGCAAAACGTTACGTTCAAAATGGCTGCGATCCGTAGCACAAGTAGTAGTGGAGACTTTGTGGCATGTGACTACGAAGGTAAGAAGAACGAAGCCGTTAGAATGACCCTTAAAACCCAGGCAGCTGCGAAGCCTGTGGGTATTGCATGGAAAGAAAAAGAATGTAAAGAAACCAATCCGGCTCTTTGTACTTTCGAATAA
- a CDS encoding YigZ family protein: MPFTLIGACEYREEIRKSRFITLAAPITSAADAQTYIEQHSDLNATHNCWAWKLADQYRSSDDGEPGGTAGRPILAAIEAQDFDQVVVLVIRWYGGIQLGTGGLARAYGGGANKCLQQAERVPLIHRVGLSFDCSFSELAMVKVRLAELNGLMLNEAFTANGVEITLSLGPEYIETLQRQLADLSRGRIVVQRAEE; this comes from the coding sequence ATGCCTTTTACCCTAATCGGCGCTTGCGAATACCGGGAAGAAATTCGCAAAAGCCGCTTCATCACCTTGGCCGCGCCCATCACTAGCGCTGCAGACGCTCAAACTTATATTGAGCAACACAGCGATTTGAATGCCACTCACAATTGCTGGGCGTGGAAACTGGCCGATCAATACCGTAGCAGTGACGACGGTGAGCCCGGAGGCACTGCAGGTCGCCCGATCCTGGCCGCTATTGAAGCGCAAGATTTCGACCAGGTCGTTGTACTGGTGATTCGCTGGTACGGCGGAATTCAGTTAGGTACTGGTGGCTTGGCCAGGGCCTACGGCGGCGGTGCAAACAAATGCCTTCAACAGGCTGAACGCGTACCGCTCATTCATAGGGTGGGGCTGAGTTTTGATTGCAGTTTCAGCGAGCTTGCGATGGTTAAAGTACGCTTGGCTGAGTTAAATGGTCTGATGCTGAACGAAGCATTTACCGCCAATGGCGTGGAAATCACTCTCTCGCTTGGCCCTGAATACATTGAAACCCTTCAGCGTCAATTAGCGGATCTTAGTCGCGGGCGCATTGTTGTCCAGCGCGCAGAGGAGTGA
- a CDS encoding TetR/AcrR family transcriptional regulator — MTFEVPAHCAHAVAKPASRIRQKNEEAIIKAAEDEFARHGFKGTSMNTIAQNAGLPKANLHYYFTNKLGLYIAVLSNILELWDSTFNSLSGEDDPAEALTRYIRAKMEFSRRQPQASRIFAMEIISGGECLNEYFSQDYRAWFQSRAAVFQTWIDAGKMDSIDPVHLIFLLWGSTQHYADFATQICRVTGRTRLTKQDMEDAGDNLIRIILKGCGLTPSAA; from the coding sequence ATGACCTTTGAAGTCCCAGCGCACTGCGCTCACGCCGTCGCTAAACCTGCCAGCCGTATCCGTCAGAAAAACGAAGAGGCGATTATTAAAGCCGCTGAAGACGAGTTCGCACGTCACGGCTTCAAAGGCACCAGCATGAACACCATTGCGCAAAATGCGGGGTTGCCCAAAGCCAACCTGCACTACTACTTCACCAACAAACTCGGGCTGTATATTGCCGTATTGAGCAACATCCTTGAATTGTGGGACAGCACCTTTAACTCACTTAGCGGGGAAGACGATCCTGCCGAGGCCTTGACCCGCTACATTCGCGCGAAAATGGAGTTTTCTCGGCGGCAGCCACAAGCCTCGCGGATTTTTGCGATGGAAATCATCAGCGGCGGGGAGTGCTTGAACGAATACTTCAGCCAAGATTATCGCGCATGGTTCCAGAGTCGAGCCGCCGTGTTTCAGACCTGGATTGATGCAGGAAAAATGGACTCCATCGACCCCGTACATTTGATCTTTTTGCTGTGGGGAAGCACTCAGCATTATGCAGACTTCGCCACGCAAATTTGTCGCGTAACCGGTCGCACGCGCCTGACCAAGCAGGATATGGAAGACGCCGGCGACAACCTGATTCGGATCATTCTCAAAGGCTGCGGGCTTACGCCTTCAGCTGCCTGA